A window of the Cololabis saira isolate AMF1-May2022 chromosome 19, fColSai1.1, whole genome shotgun sequence genome harbors these coding sequences:
- the mto1 gene encoding protein MTO1 homolog, mitochondrial, translating to MSHMLTKKLPPVQSLLVFRRVSQLARQQYDVVVVGGGHAGTEAAAAAARVGAETLLVTQKIQTIGALSCNPSLGGVGKGQLVREIDALDGLCGRAGDWAGIHFSILNRRKGPAVWGPRAQLDRQRYREFIQSELLSTPKLTVIEGSVEELLVTEPNPEEPGRHRVTGIRLANDSHSVTAHSVVLTTGTFLSGSLFMGQTASPGGRIGDAPSCAGLSQTLKERLGLRVGRMRTGTPPRIVKDSVDLSLAQLHLPDGCPTPFSFMNTQTRCKPEEQLPCHLTYTTPGVESVVRESLHVNCHIQQDTKGPRYCPSIESKVLRFPGRSHQIWLEPEGVTSDLLYPQGLSMTMPPETQLRLIREIPCMHRAEIHTPGYGVQYDFVCPTQLSPALQVKSTQGLFLAGQINGTTGYEEAAAQGLWAGVNAARWALALPPVALSRTESYIGVLIDDLVSRGVTEPYRMFTSRAEFRTSLRPDNADLRLTLKGFEIGCVSAVRYQETLRVKNSLQDAITALQALTLSTANCKKKFPDLPVSETKSSSMTGMELLQYKDMSFEMLASAFPEHLSSYMDFSQRLKIEAVYKPHCEINKKEIERIQKEENMFLPPDLDYFSLPVSLSHEVREILDRVRPSTLGAATRLEGITPAAIVSLYNYVQFAEKRERLIHRKHQNQKEERKRQLSARNASL from the exons ATGTCTCACATGCTGACAAAGAAGCTTCCACCTGTGCAGAGCCTGCTGGTTTTCAGACGTGTCAGTCAGCTTGCCAGGCAGCAGTACGATGTGGTTGTGGTGGGTGGAGGTCACGCAGGGACCGAAGCCGCTGCTGCAGCAGCCAGAGTGGGAGCAGAAACACTGCTGGTCACACAGAAAATACAGACAATCG GCGCCCTGTCTTGTAACCCATCTTTGGGAGGAGTAGGAAAGGGTCAGCTTGTGAGGGAGATTGATGCTCTAGATGGGCTGTGTGGTCGAGCTGGAGACTGGGCGGGGATTCATTTCTCCATCCTGAATCGTAGAAAAGGGCCCGCCGTGTGGGGGCCCAGAGCCCAGCTGGACCGCCAGCGCTACCGGGAATTCATTCAG TCTGAGCTGCTGTCCACCCCTAAGCTGACGGTGATTGAGGGCtcagtggaggagctgctggtgacAGAACCAAATCCGGAGGAGCCTGGACGCCACCGAGTAACTGGGATACGTTTGG CCAATGACAGCCACTCCGTCACCGCCCACTCTGTGGTTCTGACCACTGGTACTTTCTTGTCCGGCTCCCTCTTCATGGGTCAAACCGCGTCGCCTGGAGGTCGGATTGGAGACGCTCCTTCGTGTGCCGGGCTTTCCCAAACACTGAAGGAGCGGCTGGGGCTGAGGGTGGGCAGGATGAGGACCGGTACCCCTCCCAGGATTGTGAAGGATTCAGTGGACCTCTCCTTAGCCCAGCTTCACCTCCCTGATGGTTGTCCAACTCCTTTTAGCTTCATGAATACCCAGACGCGTTGCAAG CCAGAGGAGCAGCTGCCTTGCCACCTGACTTATACTACACCCGGTGTAGAGAGCGTGGTGAGAGAGAGTCTACATGTCAACTGTCACATCCAGCAGGACACCAAAGGccccag GTACTGTCCTTCCATTGAGTCAAAAGTGCTGCGATTTCCAGGCCGGAGTCATCAGATCTGGCTGGAGCCTGAGGGGGTGACCTCCGACCTTCTGTACCCGCAGGGTCTGTCCATGACCATGCCCCCCGAGACGCAGCTCCGCCTCATCAGAGAAATCCCCTGCATGCACAGAGCTGAGATCCACACACCCG GTTACGGTGTGCAGTATGACTTTGTGTGTCCGACTCAGCTCAGCCCGGCGTTACAGGTGAAGAGCACTCAAGGTCTCTTCCTGGCCGGTCAGATTAACGGAACAACGGGCTACGAGGAGGCTGCTGCACAG GGCTTGTGGGCCGGGGTGAATGCTGCCCGCTGGGCACTAGCTCTGCCTCCGGTGGCGTTATCTCGGACAGAGAGCTACATCGGAGTTCTCATAGATGATCTGGTGAGTCGAGGCGTCACTGAGCCTTATCGCATGTTCACCAGCCGGGCAGAGTTTCGAACCTCTCTACGGCCGGACAACGCTGACCTCCGCCTCACTCTGAAAG GGTTTGAGATTGGTTGTGTGTCGGCCGTGCGTTACCAGGAGACTTTAAGAGTGAAGAACAGTCTACAAGATGCAATCACAGCCCTCCAAGCTCTCACTCTGTCCACAGCCAACTGCAAGAAAAAGTTTCCTGACCTCCCCGTGAGTGAGACCAAGAGCAGCAGCATGAC TGGGATGGAACTTTTGCAATACAAGGATATGTCCTTTGAAATGTTGGCGTCTGCCTTCCCAGAGCATCTTTCATCTTACATGGACTTTTCTCAAAGACTTAAGATAGAGG CTGTGTACAAGCCTCACTGTGAGATCAACAAGAAAGAGATCGAGAGAATTCAAAAGGAGGAGAACATGTTTCTGCCTCCGGACCTGGACTATTTCTCTCTGCCGGTGTCGCTGTCTCACGAAGTCAGAGAGATCCTGGACAGAGTTCGACCGAGCACG CTGGGTGCTGCCACTCGTTTGGAAGGTATTACTCCTGCTGCAATCGTCAGTCTCTACAATTATGTGCAGTttgcagaaaaaagggagagacTAATCCACAGAAAACATCAAAAccaaaaggaggaaagaaaacgACAGCTGAGTGCAAGAAACGCGTCTTTATAA
- the sult1st6 gene encoding sulfotransferase 1C2, which yields MSEAGELSYKEAIEKASSSITRFPLIHIRGIPLMCHIANNWDSIWDFRPDPSDLLIATYPKAGTTWTQEIIDLLLHNGDAEVCKRAPTPVRSPFLEICSPPPIPSGLDLLKKMDPPRVIKTHLPFQLVPLGFWENKCKAIYVARNAKDNLVSYYYFDLMNKTQPEPGTFEDYVGKFMRGELSWGSWYDHVKGYWLEKEKKNILFLFYEDMKENPRREVERIMKYLDLSVSDEVINRIVELTSFKSMKENPMANYSCIPSPVFDQSISPFMRKGEVGDWKNHFTLEQSKMFDEDYENQMKDVDIPFRSLI from the exons ATGTCAGAAGCGGGAGAGTTGTCCTATAAGGAGGCCATTGAGAAGGCCAGCTCCTCCATCACTCGCTTCCCTCTCATCCATATCAGAGGAATTCCGCTCATGTGCCACATCGCCAACAACTGGGACTCCATCTGGGATTTTCGTCCTGACCCATCAGACCTCCTCATTGCCACCTACCCTAAAGCAG GAACCACATGGACCCAGGAGATAATTGACCTTCTTCTTCACAATGGAGATGCTGAGGTCTGCAAACGAGCTCCCACGCCCGTCCGCAGTCCCTTCCTGGAGATCTGCTCCCCACCACCAATTCCGTCAG GCCTTGATCTCCTAAAGAAAATGGATCCCCCAAGAGTTATCAAGACACATCTCCCTTTTCAGTTGGTGCCTCTTGGATTTTGGGAAAACAAATGCAAG GCCATCTACGTGGCACGCAACGCCAAAGACAACCTGGTGAGCTACTACTATTTTGATCTCATGAACAAAACGCAGCCTGAACCAGGGACTTTTGAGGACTACGTCGGCAAGTTTATGCGAGGAGAGT tgTCCTGGGGCTCCTGGTATGATCATGTTAAAGGGTACTGGttggagaaggagaagaagaatatTCTCTTCCTCTTCTATGAGGACATGAAAGAG AATCCTCGGCGGGAAGTGGAGCGTATCATGAAGTATTTGGACTTGTCGGTGTCTGACGAGGTCATCAACCGAATTGTGGAGCTCACGTCCTTTAAGAGCATGAAGGAGAACCCCATGGCCAACTACTCCTGCATCCCATCACCAGTTTTTGATCAGTCCATCTCTCCCTTTATGAGAAAAG GTGAAGTGGGTGATTGGAAAAACCATTTCACACTTGAGCAGTCAAAGATGTTTGATGAAGACTACGAAAACCAAATGAAGGATGTCGACATTCCCTTCAGGAGCCTTATTTGA
- the LOC133419799 gene encoding tectonic-3-like, which yields MLSFHVCLLCTVVFGHLLQAAAQPGDTSTSNSSSPGEESFTSPTPAPAPGGTAGDNVTIATATPSPPEESTTQQTWTVWSPTSCLCDLTPGFCDIDCCCDTADCDVANLSTVFTGCPQKVIPGVCIEKWLIFKTDVNSSLVTVTDSLFCVRAEDETVLSLPALNRHPVIGDSYHFSPPKNTYTRHSREFYRVDDLILTYFSNSSVGGFLHQPSPGAASSSCINRNPAKFLRSTSSSCSRMVTPLSCTTDPKLNARSYFSDLSLIKIPISEKVKPESDLLIPVIPRADWPAPASQNNSCVNVVTKVEFVIGYTSRGELAYATINVVLDDVGIDQLLLQTHSVYFQLATPSTSPGRLITAAGLKVGSPVVGRFDEEVQPVTLLGLPRDGECSSDPSTRVPILFTHNTFTGCIFNSPGSNCSQLRSQIYAILRGPAAPDVIAMNSGSQPDWTRVIAQECPINPQETCDSGCTVPHSLSIQVLWARQGFIDLPQKYILGAKYLFHCQIIKCPLPSPLALTTTAAFTETTVYPEAPRGSPQPHWKFPFDFFTRGSAELDGHFAASSSSSSSSEVTWTLMLLIVMLLTGLEFLNR from the exons ATGCTCTCCTTCCACGTGTGTTTGCTCTGTACCGTGGTGTTTGGACACTTACTGCAGGCAGCTGCTCAGCCTGGGGACACGTCCACGTCCAACTCCAGCTCCCCCGGCGAGGAGTCCTTCACCTCACCCaccccggctccggctccgggcGGGACCGCCGGAGACAACGTTACCATAGCAACGGCGACGCCGTCTCCTCCCGAGGAATCCACCACCCAGCAGACCTGGACGGTCTGGTCACCAACAA GTTGTCTCTGTGATCTGACCCCTGGGTTTTGTGACATTGACTGCTGTTGTGACACAGCCGATTGTGATGTTGCCAACTTGAGCACCGTCTTCACTGGTTGTCCACAAAAAGTCAT acCAGGAGTATGCATTGAGAAATGGCTTATTTTCAAAACCGATGTGAATTCATCTCTGGTCACTGTGACGGACTCCTTGTTTTGTGTGCGAGCTGAGG ACGAAACAGTCCTGTCTCTCCCAGCATTAAACCGGCATCCAGTTATAGGGGACTCTTACCACTTCTCACCACCAAAAAACACATATACCAGACACAGCAGAGAATTTTACAGG GTTGATGATCTCATCCTGACATATTTCTCCAACTCATCTGTGGGTGGTTTCCTGCATCAACCTTCTCCGGGGgctgcgtcttcatcctgcatCAACCGCAACCCTGCAA AGTTTTTGAGGTCCACTTCTTCATCATGTTCTCGCATGGTGACTCCTCTGTCATGCACCACAGATCCAAAACTTAATGCCCGCTCGTACTTCTCTGATCTGAGTCTGATCAAG ATACCAATATCTGAAAAGGTCAAACCAGAATCAGATCTTCTG ATCCCGGTGATTCCCCGGGCTGACTGGCCTGCACCTGCCAGTCAAAACAACTCCtgtgtaaacgtagtcacaaaG GTGGAGTTTGTTATCGGTTACACGAGCAGGGGGGAACTCGCATATGCAACAATCAATGTAGTCTTGGATGATGTGGGCATTGATCAACTGTTGCTGCAGACACACTCCGTGTATTTCCAG CTGGCCACACCCAGCACTAGTCCAGGAAGACTAATAACTGCTGCTGGACTCAAAGTGGGATCTCCTGTCGTCGGCCGTTTTGATGAGGAAGTTCAACCTGT TACGTTACTTGGACTTCCACGAGACGGGGAGTGTTCCTCTGATCCCAGCACAAGAGTGCCCATCCTCTTCACTCACAACACCTTTACTGGTTGCATATTCAA CTCCCCAGGGAGTAACTGTTCCCAGCTACGCTCACAGATTTATGCCATCTTGAGAGGACCTGCTGCCCCTGATGTAATTGCCATGAACTCAGGCAGCCAGCCAGACTGGACGAGAGTCATCGCGCAGGAATGTCCCATCAACCCGCAG GAGACATGTGACTCAGGCTGCACCGTCCCACACTCCCTCTCTATCCAAGTGCTGTGGGCTCGCCAGGGTTTCATTGACCTTCCCCAGAAGTACATCCTGGGAGCTAAATACCTCTTCCACTGTCAGATTATCAAG TGTCCTCTGCCGTCTCCTCTCGCCCTGACAACAACAGCTGCGTTCACTGAAACCACAGTTTACCCAGAAGCTCCCAGGGGTTCGCCTCAGCCACACTGGAAGTTTCCATTTGACTTCTTCACTAGAGGCTCCGCTGAGCTGGACGGCCACTTTGctgcaagcagcagcagcagcagcagctctgagGTCACATGGACGTTAATGCTGTTAATAGTCATGTTGCTAACAGGATTAGAATTCCTTAATAGGTAA